In Lactuca sativa cultivar Salinas chromosome 5, Lsat_Salinas_v11, whole genome shotgun sequence, the DNA window TGAACTTATAAAAATTTTGTTGGCCAAAGTCTGAAACCCAAAAAGTCTAGGGACCAAATCTGCCAATATACAAAAGTCTAGGGATCAAACCTATGAACTTATAAAAATTTTGTTGGCCAAAGTCTGAAACCCAAAAAATCTAGGGACCAAATCTGCCAATATACAAAAGTCTAGGGATCAAACCTACAAACTTATAAAAATTTTGTTGGCCAAAGTCTGAAACCCAAAAAGTCTAGTGACCAAATCTGTTAAGTTATAacagttttgtggccaaactctGAAACCCAAAAAGTCTAGGGACCAAATCTGCCAATATACAAAAGTCTAGGGACCAAACCTAAGAACTTATAAAAGTTTTGTGGTCAAATTCTGTAACCCAAAAGTCTAGGGACAAAACCTGCAAATTTATGAAAGTCTTGTGGCCAAATTCTGAAACCCAAAAAGTCCAAGGACCAAATCTGCCAATATATGAAAATCTTGTGGCCAAAAGTATGAAACATACAAAAGTGTTGTGGCCAAAGTCTCAGCCTAAAAGTATACTATTGCTAACATCATTTGGTTTCAATATATATAATAATGAGAACATGACTTTAAGGATTGTTTGATATATATGCCTCTTATAGGGTCTGACTCGGTCATATTCAGACTGTTTGATACCACAATTAGAGAAGCCTCTGATATAAAGGCCGAGTCTGACTCAATCAGCAATTATCAAACagataaacaaaataataaataataatttttttttaccttgGAGCACGAGTTTTCTTTCCATCTTTAGTTTCATCATCATCTGAAGGCTGAGAATCTTCTTCATCAGAATcaaattcatcttcttcattaaAAGGCTCAAAGTGTTCCTTCACTAATGAAGGCTGCACTGGTGTAGCTAAAGGATGCAATGCGCGATACTCCAATGAGTTTTCATCCACTTCGAAATCCTGATaacatttttataattcaaaaaaaaacatgagctacaaaaatgaaaaaatgtaataaaaaaaaagatattCATAACGATAATGATACCTCATTTTTGAAGAGAGAAGTGAAACGTTCATCTTGAAGAACATCAGAAGTGAGTCCTTTCCTTTTCTTTGATGCTTTTTTAGTGGTGTTAACATCAACATTTACATCAACAGCAACATCTGTTGTATCTTTTTTAATGGCTTCTAATTCTTCATCTTCAAGAAGACGTTTTGCAAGAACCCGATTAACCTTAGGCAGTTTCTTCTTAATCTGCAACAACAatagaattataaaaaaaaaaaatgttgtttcaTTTTTCTATATTTACTAATTTGCCCTTCTTTAAATACTAACCGTAATACGCGTGCTACGCTCCTCCTCATCCTTCTCCTTTTTCCTTTTCTCTAAATACTCTTCATAAACAACAGGATTAGCTGCTGCATGTGCCTGATAACACATTTCAAACATACAATAACAAATTTGTTTAAAGAAGAAAAAAGTAAAATcataataactaataaaaaagCATAAAGGAAATAGGAAATTACCTTTTTATAAAGACGAAAATCAATAAAGTACCCATGCATGTATGCTCTTAGAAGATTTGTGCCAATTAAATTTGTCAAGTTCAATTTTTCAAGATCATCTTGTGTCAAAAATTTGTAATCATCATAAATAGTAGTTTCTGCATCTTCCTCCATCTCTTCCTACATACATACAACAAAGGCATAAAATTTATGAAGAAATATAATAAAGAAATCAATGAGAATTGATGCAATTATGCAAATATGCAAAATTAGTAAATAATATTTGTAAGACATACTGTTAAATTCTCCATGTATGAACACCACTTTGGAGCGGGCCCCAGGGCTGGTAAGAAATAAGAAGGGATTTGGCTTGTGTCTAGAGCCAATAGCATTAATCCACTTTCATCAAATACACACATGTCATTAATTTCTCCACCTGTTGGCTCAATACTTGTCATTCCTTCCCCCTGAATGGAATTCAAATAAATAATGAGAAATTTTGGTATGATTGAATCCAAGGAATGGAATTGTTTATTCCattgttgtttgtttgtttgttggaATGCAATGAAATGAATCATTCTTGAAGTAATGTGAAATTGTGGTTCATGGAATGGAATGAAAATTTTCAATACAACCCATTTTTCGTTATTGAACTTTCTATTATATAAAACTTTGTTAAGTAATTTTtaaggaaaaaaaaagaaaaacaggATCTTACTGTTTCTGGATCCCAAATTCGGACAATATGCTTATCAGTAGTAATTAGTTTTGGTTTCTCTGAGTTCAAAGTCTGATGCCATTTGATGTTTAATATAGGGCTTCCATACCTATAAAATAATGTCAGATATCAAGAGTTAATTTTTATAGTTagaattatatattatatattataatatataaattgGTAACTTACATGTGATCTTTTACTCGAATAGGAGAAGATGAACGCAAATCATAAATCATAACCTGAAAATTCATGGAAATAaaccttttcatttaattaaattgATAAAAGAAACTAAATCATCAGAATAAAAAAAATGACTTTGACTTTATAAAACATACCTTTCCACCACTACTTCCAACAGCCATGTGATAACCTCCATCTCCATCAAACTCTATAGCAGTAACCTCCTAAAGAACACAACAAATAATTGTGTGATTAAATTAAAACTTCATAAGACCCATaaagttttttattattataacttgtaaaaaaaataataaaaaaaataacctgATCACCATCATTGACAGGTGTCACTGCATTAAGCCTTGCAATGGAAGATCTTGTTCTCATGTCAAAGCATTCAACAGCACCATCCTCACCACCACCAGCAACTAGCCCATGATACTTGCTgaattttcattaaaaaaaatattaacataCTTCCATCTTTTCTTACATTTAACCATAAATAATATGTAGACAAACAAAAAAAAGGAGTAAGTTTATGGATGAAGTCAAACTAACCTTCTAGAGACTACATTTAGTGCTGGAGATTGTGTTGTAAGAGACGATAGGAAACGTCCctgaataaataataaataaataaataaataaaaattaactcCAAGCATAAAACATAAAAAGTAACAACATTCCTTAGATATGAAACagagtttttatttttataatgtttCAGGTAACAAGAAAGTTCTGTTTTTGACACCAAGAAAATTGTAGAATCAAAAAGACGCTAAGGGTAAAACCATAAAAGACATGAGGGagaaaattgcaatttttttaaCAAACCTGTTCTAAGTTAATTCTGTATAAATCTGGAGATGAGGCTGCACATATTAAGTCACATGACCAGTTATCATATATAATATCCCTCCCCATCCTGTTCATAAAAGAAAACATCAGagtcagatatatatatatatatatatatatatatatatatatatatatatatatatatatatatgtatatgtat includes these proteins:
- the LOC111882921 gene encoding uncharacterized protein LOC111882921; the protein is MAYQGGNLKSTSINGVKMYTVAGQHKSLATWLAPKKIRALRKDKNYLERVDLIQDLRFETATTRIKATPDGEFLIASGIYPPQIKVYELRELSLKFERHLISEIINFQVLSDDYSKLAFLCADRSICLHAKYGSHYSLRIPRMGRDIIYDNWSCDLICAASSPDLYRINLEQGRFLSSLTTQSPALNVVSRSKYHGLVAGGGEDGAVECFDMRTRSSIARLNAVTPVNDGDQEVTAIEFDGDGGYHMAVGSSGGKVMIYDLRSSSPIRVKDHMYGSPILNIKWHQTLNSEKPKLITTDKHIVRIWDPETGEGMTSIEPTGGEINDMCVFDESGLMLLALDTSQIPSYFLPALGPAPKWCSYMENLTEEMEEDAETTIYDDYKFLTQDDLEKLNLTNLIGTNLLRAYMHGYFIDFRLYKKAHAAANPVVYEEYLEKRKKEKDEEERSTRITIKKKLPKVNRVLAKRLLEDEELEAIKKDTTDVAVDVNVDVNTTKKASKKRKGLTSDVLQDERFTSLFKNEDFEVDENSLEYRALHPLATPVQPSLVKEHFEPFNEEDEFDSDEEDSQPSDDDETKDGKKTRAPRLYEVKDERHAEAFGNRRSLAKEDALPLEERVKALANRNQGSNALNKIKSGPGGSREISFISRSKGKYKEDEFDDDDDDDGFNHREKRRGVHSLGLKSDRGGFQGRGRGGRGRGGGGRGRGGGGGRGRGRGGGGGGGGRGRGRGRR